A region of Ochotona princeps isolate mOchPri1 chromosome 9, mOchPri1.hap1, whole genome shotgun sequence DNA encodes the following proteins:
- the TERF1 gene encoding telomeric repeat-binding factor 1 isoform X1, whose amino-acid sequence MAEDSSSGVSSPRGCADGRDADSLEKRTPETATGQEEEFVCQELIGCEVQAELSEEEEEDVGLVAEAEAVAAGWMLDFLCLSLCRAFRDGRTEDFHRTRDSAEAIIHGLSNLTAYQLRTIYICQFLTRIAAGKSLDAQFENDERITPLESALMIWDTIEKERDKLHEEIQNLIKIQAVAVCMENGNFKEAEEVFERVFGDPNSYTSLERKLLMIISQKDPFHSFFQHFSYDHMMEKIKSYVNFVLNEKSSAFLMKAATKVVESKRAGATTSQDKPNDDDAEMETESTLDIRKSVNDKQSTVTESSEGTVSLLRSHKNLLSKLKCRSWKEDLFEKEERTKTIQSETRKTESKRATDRGRIRVSKDQPVTSEKQRPRKKQAWLWEEDKNLKSGVKKYGEGSWTKILLHYKFNNRTSVMLKDRWRTMKKLKMICSDSED is encoded by the exons ATGGCGGAGGACTCCTCCTCCGGGGTTTCGAGCCCGCGGGGGTGCGCCGACGGCCGGGATGCCGACTCCCTGGAGAAGCGGACCCCAGAAACAGCGACAGGCCAGGAGGAGGAGTTCGTGTGCCAGGAACTGATCGGGTGCGAGGTGCAGGCGGAGCtttctgaggaggaggaggaggacgtggGCCTGGTGGCCGAGGCGGAGGCCGTGGCTGCCGGCTGGATGCTCGATTTCCTGTGCCTGTCTCTCTGCCGGGCCTTCCGTGACGGCCGCACCGAGGACTTCCACAGGACCCGCGACAGCGCCGAGG ccatAATTCATGGACTATCCAATCTAACAGCATATCAGTTAAGAACAATATATATATGTCAGTTTTTGACAAGAATTGCAGCAGGAAAATCCCTgg atgcacaaTTCGAAAATGATGAGCGAATTACACCCTTGGAATCAGCTCTAATGATTTGGGATACAATTGAAAAGGAACGTGACAAACTTCATGAAGAAATACAGAATTTAATTAAAATTCAG GCTGTAGCTGTTTGTATGGAAAATGGCAATTTTAAGGAAGCAGAAGAAGTCTTTGAAAGAGTATTTGGTGATCCAAATTCTTATACG TCTTTAGAAAGGAAACTGCTTATGATAATATCTCAGAAAGATCCATTCCATTCCTTTTTTCAACACTTCAGCTATGACCACATgatggagaaaattaaaagttaCGTGAATTTTGTGCTGAATGAAAAATCATCAGCCTTTCTGATGAAG GCAGCAACAAAAGTAGTGGAAAGTAAAAGAGCAGGAGCAACAACTTCTCAAGATAAGCCTAACGATGATGATGCTGAAATGGAAACTGAAAGTACTTTGGATATAAGGAAAAG TGTTAATGACAAACAGTCTACGGTAACTGAATCCTCAGAGGGTACAGTATCCTTATTGAG GTCTCACAAAAATCTCTTGTCTAAGTTGAAATGTAGAAGCTGGAAAGAAGACCTttttgagaaggaagaaagaacaaaaactaTTCAAA GTGagacaaggaaaacagaaagcaaaagagccacagacagagggagaatACGTGTTTCAAAGGATCAGCCAGTAACCTCTGAAAAACAGCGGCCTAGGAAAAAACAG gcatgGCTTTGGGAAGAAGACAAGAATTTGAAATCTGGAGTGAAGAAATATGGAGAGGGAAGCTGGACTAAAATACTGTTACATTATAAATTCAACAACAGAACAAGTGTCATGCTGAAAGACAGATGGAGGACtatgaagaaactgaaaatgaTTTGCTCAGATAGTGAAGACTGA
- the TERF1 gene encoding telomeric repeat-binding factor 1 isoform X4, whose protein sequence is MAEDSSSGVSSPRGCADGRDADSLEKRTPETATGQEEEFVCQELIGCEVQAELSEEEEEDVGLVAEAEAVAAGWMLDFLCLSLCRAFRDGRTEDFHRTRDSAEAIIHGLSNLTAYQLRTIYICQFLTRIAAGKSLDAQFENDERITPLESALMIWDTIEKERDKLHEEIQNLIKIQAVAVCMENGNFKEAEEVFERVFGDPNSYTSLERKLLMIISQKDPFHSFFQHFSYDHMMEKIKSYVNFVLNEKSSAFLMKAATKVVESKRAGATTSQDKPNDDDAEMETESTLDIRKSVNDKQSTVTESSEGTVSLLRSHKNLLSKLKCRSWKEDLFEKEERTKTIQSETRKTESKRATDRGRIRVSKDQPVTSEKQRPRKKQELLRG, encoded by the exons ATGGCGGAGGACTCCTCCTCCGGGGTTTCGAGCCCGCGGGGGTGCGCCGACGGCCGGGATGCCGACTCCCTGGAGAAGCGGACCCCAGAAACAGCGACAGGCCAGGAGGAGGAGTTCGTGTGCCAGGAACTGATCGGGTGCGAGGTGCAGGCGGAGCtttctgaggaggaggaggaggacgtggGCCTGGTGGCCGAGGCGGAGGCCGTGGCTGCCGGCTGGATGCTCGATTTCCTGTGCCTGTCTCTCTGCCGGGCCTTCCGTGACGGCCGCACCGAGGACTTCCACAGGACCCGCGACAGCGCCGAGG ccatAATTCATGGACTATCCAATCTAACAGCATATCAGTTAAGAACAATATATATATGTCAGTTTTTGACAAGAATTGCAGCAGGAAAATCCCTgg atgcacaaTTCGAAAATGATGAGCGAATTACACCCTTGGAATCAGCTCTAATGATTTGGGATACAATTGAAAAGGAACGTGACAAACTTCATGAAGAAATACAGAATTTAATTAAAATTCAG GCTGTAGCTGTTTGTATGGAAAATGGCAATTTTAAGGAAGCAGAAGAAGTCTTTGAAAGAGTATTTGGTGATCCAAATTCTTATACG TCTTTAGAAAGGAAACTGCTTATGATAATATCTCAGAAAGATCCATTCCATTCCTTTTTTCAACACTTCAGCTATGACCACATgatggagaaaattaaaagttaCGTGAATTTTGTGCTGAATGAAAAATCATCAGCCTTTCTGATGAAG GCAGCAACAAAAGTAGTGGAAAGTAAAAGAGCAGGAGCAACAACTTCTCAAGATAAGCCTAACGATGATGATGCTGAAATGGAAACTGAAAGTACTTTGGATATAAGGAAAAG TGTTAATGACAAACAGTCTACGGTAACTGAATCCTCAGAGGGTACAGTATCCTTATTGAG GTCTCACAAAAATCTCTTGTCTAAGTTGAAATGTAGAAGCTGGAAAGAAGACCTttttgagaaggaagaaagaacaaaaactaTTCAAA GTGagacaaggaaaacagaaagcaaaagagccacagacagagggagaatACGTGTTTCAAAGGATCAGCCAGTAACCTCTGAAAAACAGCGGCCTAGGAAAAAACAG GAACTCCTCAGAGGCTGA
- the TERF1 gene encoding telomeric repeat-binding factor 1 isoform X3, with amino-acid sequence MAEDSSSGVSSPRGCADGRDADSLEKRTPETATGQEEEFVCQELIGCEVQAELSEEEEEDVGLVAEAEAVAAGWMLDFLCLSLCRAFRDGRTEDFHRTRDSAEAIIHGLSNLTAYQLRTIYICQFLTRIAAGKSLDAQFENDERITPLESALMIWDTIEKERDKLHEEIQNLIKIQAVAVCMENGNFKEAEEVFERVFGDPNSYTAATKVVESKRAGATTSQDKPNDDDAEMETESTLDIRKSVNDKQSTVTESSEGTVSLLRSHKNLLSKLKCRSWKEDLFEKEERTKTIQSETRKTESKRATDRGRIRVSKDQPVTSEKQRPRKKQAWLWEEDKNLKSGVKKYGEGSWTKILLHYKFNNRTSVMLKDRWRTMKKLKMICSDSED; translated from the exons ATGGCGGAGGACTCCTCCTCCGGGGTTTCGAGCCCGCGGGGGTGCGCCGACGGCCGGGATGCCGACTCCCTGGAGAAGCGGACCCCAGAAACAGCGACAGGCCAGGAGGAGGAGTTCGTGTGCCAGGAACTGATCGGGTGCGAGGTGCAGGCGGAGCtttctgaggaggaggaggaggacgtggGCCTGGTGGCCGAGGCGGAGGCCGTGGCTGCCGGCTGGATGCTCGATTTCCTGTGCCTGTCTCTCTGCCGGGCCTTCCGTGACGGCCGCACCGAGGACTTCCACAGGACCCGCGACAGCGCCGAGG ccatAATTCATGGACTATCCAATCTAACAGCATATCAGTTAAGAACAATATATATATGTCAGTTTTTGACAAGAATTGCAGCAGGAAAATCCCTgg atgcacaaTTCGAAAATGATGAGCGAATTACACCCTTGGAATCAGCTCTAATGATTTGGGATACAATTGAAAAGGAACGTGACAAACTTCATGAAGAAATACAGAATTTAATTAAAATTCAG GCTGTAGCTGTTTGTATGGAAAATGGCAATTTTAAGGAAGCAGAAGAAGTCTTTGAAAGAGTATTTGGTGATCCAAATTCTTATACG GCAGCAACAAAAGTAGTGGAAAGTAAAAGAGCAGGAGCAACAACTTCTCAAGATAAGCCTAACGATGATGATGCTGAAATGGAAACTGAAAGTACTTTGGATATAAGGAAAAG TGTTAATGACAAACAGTCTACGGTAACTGAATCCTCAGAGGGTACAGTATCCTTATTGAG GTCTCACAAAAATCTCTTGTCTAAGTTGAAATGTAGAAGCTGGAAAGAAGACCTttttgagaaggaagaaagaacaaaaactaTTCAAA GTGagacaaggaaaacagaaagcaaaagagccacagacagagggagaatACGTGTTTCAAAGGATCAGCCAGTAACCTCTGAAAAACAGCGGCCTAGGAAAAAACAG gcatgGCTTTGGGAAGAAGACAAGAATTTGAAATCTGGAGTGAAGAAATATGGAGAGGGAAGCTGGACTAAAATACTGTTACATTATAAATTCAACAACAGAACAAGTGTCATGCTGAAAGACAGATGGAGGACtatgaagaaactgaaaatgaTTTGCTCAGATAGTGAAGACTGA
- the TERF1 gene encoding telomeric repeat-binding factor 1 isoform X2 — MAEDSSSGVSSPRGCADGRDADSLEKRTPETATGQEEEFVCQELIGCEVQAELSEEEEEDVGLVAEAEAVAAGWMLDFLCLSLCRAFRDGRTEDFHRTRDSAEAIIHGLSNLTAYQLRTIYICQFLTRIAAGKSLDAQFENDERITPLESALMIWDTIEKERDKLHEEIQNLIKIQAVAVCMENGNFKEAEEVFERVFGDPNSYTSLERKLLMIISQKDPFHSFFQHFSYDHMMEKIKSYVNFVLNEKSSAFLMKAATKVVESKRAGATTSQDKPNDDDAEMETESTLDIRKRSHKNLLSKLKCRSWKEDLFEKEERTKTIQSETRKTESKRATDRGRIRVSKDQPVTSEKQRPRKKQAWLWEEDKNLKSGVKKYGEGSWTKILLHYKFNNRTSVMLKDRWRTMKKLKMICSDSED, encoded by the exons ATGGCGGAGGACTCCTCCTCCGGGGTTTCGAGCCCGCGGGGGTGCGCCGACGGCCGGGATGCCGACTCCCTGGAGAAGCGGACCCCAGAAACAGCGACAGGCCAGGAGGAGGAGTTCGTGTGCCAGGAACTGATCGGGTGCGAGGTGCAGGCGGAGCtttctgaggaggaggaggaggacgtggGCCTGGTGGCCGAGGCGGAGGCCGTGGCTGCCGGCTGGATGCTCGATTTCCTGTGCCTGTCTCTCTGCCGGGCCTTCCGTGACGGCCGCACCGAGGACTTCCACAGGACCCGCGACAGCGCCGAGG ccatAATTCATGGACTATCCAATCTAACAGCATATCAGTTAAGAACAATATATATATGTCAGTTTTTGACAAGAATTGCAGCAGGAAAATCCCTgg atgcacaaTTCGAAAATGATGAGCGAATTACACCCTTGGAATCAGCTCTAATGATTTGGGATACAATTGAAAAGGAACGTGACAAACTTCATGAAGAAATACAGAATTTAATTAAAATTCAG GCTGTAGCTGTTTGTATGGAAAATGGCAATTTTAAGGAAGCAGAAGAAGTCTTTGAAAGAGTATTTGGTGATCCAAATTCTTATACG TCTTTAGAAAGGAAACTGCTTATGATAATATCTCAGAAAGATCCATTCCATTCCTTTTTTCAACACTTCAGCTATGACCACATgatggagaaaattaaaagttaCGTGAATTTTGTGCTGAATGAAAAATCATCAGCCTTTCTGATGAAG GCAGCAACAAAAGTAGTGGAAAGTAAAAGAGCAGGAGCAACAACTTCTCAAGATAAGCCTAACGATGATGATGCTGAAATGGAAACTGAAAGTACTTTGGATATAAGGAAAAG GTCTCACAAAAATCTCTTGTCTAAGTTGAAATGTAGAAGCTGGAAAGAAGACCTttttgagaaggaagaaagaacaaaaactaTTCAAA GTGagacaaggaaaacagaaagcaaaagagccacagacagagggagaatACGTGTTTCAAAGGATCAGCCAGTAACCTCTGAAAAACAGCGGCCTAGGAAAAAACAG gcatgGCTTTGGGAAGAAGACAAGAATTTGAAATCTGGAGTGAAGAAATATGGAGAGGGAAGCTGGACTAAAATACTGTTACATTATAAATTCAACAACAGAACAAGTGTCATGCTGAAAGACAGATGGAGGACtatgaagaaactgaaaatgaTTTGCTCAGATAGTGAAGACTGA